The genomic region ATCTTTTCACCAAAGCTTTAGGAGCTAAATAACTGCAAACTCTTCTTGGCAAGTTGGACATTTGTGACCTTCATGCTCCAACTTCAAGGGAATAAAGAAggaaaagatttatttttaattaattataattcCTTAATTATTGATATTGTTTTATAGTCTATATTTATCATTATTCTATTTAAACAATAACCCCTTTTGATTATTATTTAGAAAAGGgaaattggtctgtaataatcccatctagaccttattggccattaataatcccatctCAAAATGTTCCCTCcactagtcccacctttcacatatttttcctacaatggtcccccgttaaaaaaacttaacagagttaagcttttttccaaattacaagtagattttttagggctttttattagaacgacgatacgagtccattgatgtaaaacttgcctataaacggtgctccaaacgatgaaaacaaCTCTTCAATTCGGGTATTTAAATTTCCaaataaccaaaatcaagtcacttggagcaccatttcgaagtaagttttacatcaatggactcgtatcatcgttctgatcaaaagccctaaaaaatttgtttgtaatttggaaaaaggCTTAACCccattaagtttttttaacggaagaccattgtaggaaaaataggtgaaagatAGGACTGGTGGGGGGATATtatgaggtgggattattaatggccaataaggtctaggggggattattacaggccaattcccctttagaaaataataaacacataaaacatataaaattttCAATTATTAATATAAAATCAATTCATACTATTTGAATCGATTTTTTAAAACACAAGAGAGGATTTTTCGAGATATTTACTCACACGATATAAAACGAAATCTTCAAAACCACACTCTAATCTAGTACACACCATATTTCAGCTAATCCACATCACGCTCGAAATCATGCATATTTAAAACAACTAACAAAATTAAAACAAGACATCCAAATGTTCGTTAAACTAATTATTCTTCTACACCAATTTTCTTTCTATAAGCAATGAGTGACTCATAAATCTTGTTTGAATCAGCAAGACTCTTGGAAACACTCTCCCTTTTCATGCATTTTGTAGCCCAAACAAGCAACTTTGGACAATGTATCTTAATACCAAAATTTATTAGTGTCCCATCTGCAACAATATGACTGTAGTAAGATATACGTGccatataaaaaaaaaacccaaatgaCTCACCATGGAGGAAAGATTGTTTTTCACCTAACACCCTTTCCAATACCTTGAGGTACCCCAAGAATTCTTCAACTCGTTTCTTCATCTCTTCACCTTTACAAGTAATAATCATCTTCAGACCTTCATATATTTACATTTTAAAAAAATGACGAGTAAAAAGATATGacatgcatacatacatgcatgcatgcatccATCCATCCATCTATCCATCCATACATACAGGGTGTGgttcctctacaaagtgtgtttttcctacaaagtgtaggaagtgatcttgaccattggatgagtgtgtttgatggttgagatcatcttggtggcattttggtaatatgtgtgTCTTAAAAATAGGATGATTTAATTCATTAGGACTAAATGtgtcatttagcttgttttaaatatggaaatgACTGTCATACCAAAAACCACCCCACATTTCTCGtgagtttctctctctctctctctctctctatctctccctccctccctccctctctctctctctctctctctctctcttttcctTCTCTCCTTTGCGAagaaacacaacgtcaagaaaacACACAATGAATCATACAATATAACATATCGTGAAGAAAAATCCAAGAGAACATATCATGAATCCTACAATATAACATGACGACATTTAACTTGTATGGTGTGTTATACAATATAACACATCATGAAGAAACCCAAAAAttataaaacacaatgtcaagaaaccACAAAAAAACATGTCATTTGTGAATAATAACTGGTATAACACATTGTGAATTAATTTGTAACTtgtaaaacacatcgtcaagaaattaCAAGTACATCTCCTTCCTAAAAGCACAACGTCAATAATTACAAATACATCTCCTTCCTAAAACATAAACTGCTATAACACATATCGTCAATATCTGTTCATGAAGGATTGCAAAGGGTAAAATACATCGTTAAGAAATTATTCATGAAGAATTGTAGCAGGTAAAACACATCTCCTTCCTAAAACATAAACTGCTATAACATTGTGAATTAACCTGtaactggtaaaacacatcaTCAAGAAATTGTTCATGATGGATTGCAGctggtaaaacacatcgtcaagaaattgTTCATCAAGGATTGTAGCAGGTAAAACACATCTTCTTCCTAAAACATAAACCGTAATCAACCATGGCATTTGAAATCGGGATTTTTTATTAGAAATAGAATTGATCGAAGGAGATAAAATCTAATTACTGTGTTTGTGAATTAGCGATGATCTTAGTATAAAACTATAACTTCCGAATTTgaattcaaagaagatatccagttACCATAAATATCTCAAATTAGTGTAGGAGATAAAATCTGTTGATACATGAAATgcctgttgactacgtctacatcaCGTCTTAGGTCAATATAGGTCAAATTAGGAGCTAGAAAGTCAAAATTGTATTTTGatgtagtttcgcttttgtgtcattagAGGTTTCGCTTGTTTGTCATTAAagtagtttcgcttattagtcatgctctataagcgaaaccacatggactataaATAGCAGCCATAAGCGAAACCTTGTCATTCATGCATGTTCGTTGAAGCGAAACTGTTGAGAGCATTTGGTACTGAAACTCTTTCAATTTGTAATCAGAATGCAATAAAAGaaaaggaattgaaaaggaaaagttGTGTTACTTCGCAtatattgattccgcctttatacgtgaagatgaactatctcaactgactgtttagggtcggaacacggtccaacaagtggtatcagagctcaggacgaggagttcataatactacagcttgaatctgcagaattctctcatttctactcactttccctcatactttttcagtttgaaCTGGTTTCTatggttgaaatggcctgaattttgacTATAACGTGTGAAAtacagtaataacaaaccctagaaagtttcaagttaaaattcgaactaaaacatggtgaaaactggttagaactaggttccgcttatCCGGACATCGAGGTTCCGCTTATAAGACCTAGTTTCGtttgaaggttccgcttgaaacaacatagttccgcttgaaatacATACTTTCGCTTGTAGGTTTCGCTCGAAAGGAcatatagtttcgcttattcggacctTTCGCTCATAGGTTTCACTTGAAGAAACATAGTAGGTTCGCTTGTAGTGACAATTAAGTGGTTTCGCTTTTCAGTcactgatagtttcgcttattcagACATTTGCACAATTTCGCTTATACGAACAAGTCTActttcgcttatctgtcaaaaaatagtttcgcttattcagTCATACActgtttcgcttatttgtcacatttttcaaaaacttgaaaatttttctaagtgttgatttgttagtgcactacatctgttgatttcgtctaggtgtctaggatcaggtcttacatcgtattgtatagcatagggcacgttttacgagaaaacaggagtctgtatagggtTTATAGCctaggatcgctcatagggtcatagagttcttggaccgcttatttgtcatatatggaccgcttatacggacatgtttGGACCGCTCTTATGGACATAGGTCACATAAGCGGTTCCAATAGCCTATATATAGAGGTCTATAGGGCGATCCGTAGGAGTGATGGttggattccacgccgaagctctgccggtgtgacgatcgagctgtaaaacgtttgatatcaataaaacaagcagttagaaaggagaacaagctacttctacttgtatttcttattattccgcatctgaagcacaagagataacctctgaacgactcgttcgggtcagcatacgatcctacaagtggtatcagagcttgggaggaggttttctgcagattgtagtTGTTTTTCActgtttcttctcacttctacaccttcttttactgattcgggaagatttcacggtcggaattcgctcaatttttcacagattgtgcgcattagtatcgagataaaccctggaaagtttaaAGCCAAAATTCAAAGGTTTAACAGGTCAAATTATGTTCGCAATATGGTCCGCTCGAAGTGACGTCATCATGAACCGCTCTTAGATCAAGTTTTGGATCGCTCATCCGTACACATTTAAGGTTGAACCGCTCCAAATTGATAGTTTGAACCGCTCAAGTGTACAATATTACTTTCTGGTTCGCTCTTTCGAACAATCGTGGACCGCTCTTTCAAACaatcttggaccgctcgaacgaacagtctctggtccgctcgaacggacatcgttgctggaccgctccaaaggatatttttggatcatttttctGTCATCTGCATTGAAAAACGTGTTAAGTCAACATGGATTCtgagttctacaatgcgtttgcgaCACCGTCAtcaccagctgcgattgctcaagcaatgaatcttgaaaacgagacgggaaccacccagaaacccccgaaactgatgagtattgaagaatactacgggtggaaagatcgctttgaaaactgggttcaggcaaatcatctcagatcgtgggaatgcatattggaaaagtacacattgcctcgaacagaattgcaagttattaaacaaatatccgaattctcagaacaagaacgtgcaatgtacagagcagagaaaatgatgatcagtttattacagcaggcgattaaagaagacatattcattttgctacagcacgacaaaactgctaaatcaatttgggatgctcttaaagtaaaattcgagggtagtgaaagtatgatcaaaagcaagaaggcattgcttaaaaaagaatttgatttgtttagcagtttgccaggagaggatacaaaaaagctaatcgagagatactgtcacttagtgcgatcattatcaatgttgggagttgaaaaaggtcgtgaggaatgggttgataagttggctgatgcgttacctcagaaagagtggggaacgtatttgatgatactgaaaaacacaggtgtttatgacaaactaacaattggtcagattattgagaaaattgagagtcaggatcttgagcagcaaaagatcgcgaggatgaataatccgagtggtcaacaggatgttaaaatgtactataaaggtagtattccagtttctgaagccgaaagaagtccaaagattcaaaccgctttcagtgctggagattcatcagataAAGTTGATtagggttcaaacaagagcagcagcgggttttcatcgtttccaagtgtgaatccgaaagagactaacacaagctttcagtctcagagtacaaaaaccggaaatggatacataattcagtgcaacatagctctcaaccttccagaaggtcaaagcttctctgaagacactgctaaagaccacatggcacttctgggttcagttctgttatcttatgaaggtcttgttgctggtcggatcggaaatcctatgctcaccaaagaggattacgatcaaatagacgctgaagaaatggaactcatggatatcaaatggtgtcttgctagtgttcttcgacgagctgagaaattcaaaaccattaccgggagaaatgactttcttgatgctcatgtatctactttaggttttgataaatctaaagttacttgttttcgttgcagggagaaaggccatttcaagcgggagtgcaaaggaagagaagctagcggagcacagaatccatttggaaaagatgattactaccgcaaagctatctatcagcaagttggccaatcccaagaacctcagacagctcatgggagaaagattgaagatcccaagagagcatgtttggtagatttcagctggagtgattacatatcatctgaagccacagcagcacacattatcgatcaagatgatgagaaactaccagaaggtttcagttgggatatgtttgtggataagaagggagagttcaaagctttcatagccaagatcgtccgagagccagatttgtttgctacttggatgagatctatcggAGAGACtatgaaaagtgaagatgaaaaatctgtgtcatctgaaAGTTCAGATggtactgataaactttcagaacattctGGGGATGTTTCAGAAAGTTTAGATGAAGGTTTACAGGGCTCAGATGAGAGTTTAtcgagttctgatgagagtgtacagaatgaaattgtttcagaaaaagcagttgtatttgataaaacaccgtctgattctggtgtttctgatgatgattctgaaaaatctgtacagtttgagcagtcaccagttgatagtagcagtgatgttGAGGAAggaaaacatataaatgttgctaaatctcatctttctcctgaaagttttcatttctattttgcagaaagaatagAGAAACTGAAGAACAaacaagctgctaaagaacaacaatctgaatctgaaggtgatattcaaaaAGCTGGGAATGTTGCTGAAAAGATTACTGAGGTTATGAAAGAAGAAGGAAAGgtaattgaagaagaaaaagtagttgaagttattaaaacaatcgaaattgagaagattgttgaagtcgtcaagccatgtGCGAAGTGCATGGAGGTTTGCAAGGATTGTGCAtctaaagacgacatcatagctgagtatgaaaagaagaaggaacagttattgttcaacctcaattatgtgaaggaatcgtacgacgtgttgaacaaaacagtaactggtctccaaacgacaaactcagaaagagaacaggcactgacaatgatgaatgcaactttgatgtcaaaacaaaaagcaattaatttctacattgaagagagtgccaaatggaagcaagagttggaaactgaaaagattgaaaatgagagaattaggcgattattgttaagctatactacttctgattatctcattgatcgtgtttatccaactgttgcaggtatggaagctttcaaagatgagaagctgaaagagaagaaagactgtggtaagaaatcgaatgttagttacaacaaatgtccgcctccgatttgggatggttattcacctaggagaccaaatgaggagcaattggaaaaagcagtcaatataaagcttaaaaccgacacaactggcGTTTTACCAGACAACATAGATGTCACttatacctcgtccgatactgatcatgagtccgttctaataaaaaaggtggtcgatcaggtgttggatactgatgaggagtctgatttgaaatctgggtctggaaagtcaaagtcatcagtcaacagtcaaaattcgtcggaaaaacggtcttatagtaaagaatttttattgtcaaaggcagatttgaatgatgaaacattcgatgTTGTGTATACTTTaaatggttcggacaaattatattacaataaagagtttccaataatgagtattaaaacggaactaataaacaaaactttcaaacttatagagattaatattccagaattaaaagttttgaaaagttttgaaaaatctaaaaaatatacttctagagttcagcaacgtttaaacaagaaaaaaggttacaactctggtcctggttttccaaagaaacccaATCAGaattgtagctacaaaaagaaaggtcttggttttatttcaccagaaaatgataaaaatatgaaaaattctaaaacaaaatttgaatttgtgtcaggtggaagtgctgaggaggaacagcagaaaccgttctggagacagtcgaacaaagagtttcttgctgagaaaaagaagaatggagatgatatatgttatcaaagagagactagaacctgttatagatgcaatgaagctggtcacattgcatggaattgttcaaaaagtatccaatcaaaacagggagtttctcagaagttgaaagaaaaagttgttgatgttgacacaccaaccCATGGAtctaaattttttgaaaattcaaaatttgaggttggcgaGTGTTcagaaaagaatttttacaaaaagaaaggaaaagacaaccaggtgtgggttgcgaagaaaggtgaagtgaatgtcggcgatgaatctggttccacaaagccagaagagccacaggttgagaagaagatctcagtgaatgatgaggaatttccatcattgaagtttgaggaagtaaagaagaaagtgggaaaaactgagatttcaaatcagttttataaagaaaagaatgaatttgatgtcgagaaaacattcaacgggaatgttaagaagatatttgggaagatgttgagtgggagagctaaaggggttaaagatttttatgctactaaaaaggcaacatacaaccctacagctcaGGAACTAaaggccatcaagtctgaaaagacttggttggaagtttgttttccatgatagtcgaaggactacgccggagatcccaagttcatatcgtggatcaggaatcggcatatttctagTGTTTGAATAGTATTGTTtcaaagattttgaatagtgtttgtatgtttttacaggttgaaggactacgccggagcttacAGGTTGGTaggtgagaagcaggaatcggcatcctaattggtaaaatggtgatgtagatgtaacattcctaaaagtggtagtttttgggtatctacaagtggtaatcttgatcccacaagtggtatttgtggttaaaattttgagatgtttgtatactttgaagaggttacatttacaagtggtacagaaggttcttaaatgaaaatggtaaatcagggacattaaattgtacttgatttattattcatgacaaaagatagacaagatgatgaaccacatccccggtTTTAAAAAGGATAGACCTACaatggttgttatcaacacaatttcattttccggaaaagtcattttgattaaaacaaacttaagtgttttgaaatctaaatgagaaaatgatttgtgatagggggagttcagattgtttatgcctagtgaatggcgatttgatgtgattcagtgtcggttgtcaagtttctgtatagtttgttttacttttcttgtttctagtgggtcaagagtctagaagttttcaaattttctttaaaatgtgtttgcattttagggggagtagggaaatttcagaaaatccaaaaacatttgaaaatttgaaaaatccaaaaacatgataaaattcaaaaatgagtttttgttgcgaaaaagaggaaatgatagtacatcagtggactatcacagcacgctaaagaattgaaaagtctaaaaagtgttaaacaatcttattgtggatgtgtcagtagattttcgcacatttagtaaattgaaacgagatataaacctaattcaaacttgcttgattcgtgggtaactattcttgaatatatgggtaacccccgaaatcttgtttgaaaggtcccatattctgagatactaggtctttatattcagtgatatctggggtattatcccgggacttctgctgtatggaagtactgacctagtccccggataatactttctgctaaagctttgaaacataagcttcgccctcagcatgctgatgaaacaataaaattgatagtcgctgctgttgaaatgcaaaagatcctctaaaggggacccaccaaaagttgagccgtcatctctctgctgaacggaagttctgacctgagctctcacggttttgcatttaacccctttacagatatcaactgtggtatattcacctgtaagactgaatatttgggatctggatacaggagtatattcaagtggagtgatacacaattaagtttaagtctctaaaacattaatatcgtatctcgaatcgattgaaatttgtgttgagaatttaagaggacaaacatactgacaatctaggtaaattgtttaaagcttaaaatgaaatcaagcttaacggtgttggtgatttgtctaataaactgatatgatccttttgcacgaactcacaaaaatattgattgtaaatattacatttctgtATGTTTGTATTTTCATGAGGTGTCAGAAAAtgtctctcagaaaatccaaaaagattttgtgtgtgttttagtataattgttttgaaaaagtcaaaaagattttcgacaactgatattggaaagctaattttcaaaattccgaatgctaaacatgatgagcagcatttgagggggagtgattgtgtaaatctaactgttttcgttaattctaaccttcttcaagtggttcatcatagttagttgagagagagtttgtgttGGTATACAATTATATGTTTGATAAATGTGTATGAGAGGGAGTCATGTGTTAGTGCataatggtttgaaatgtttgtgaaagaaatttatttcagGGTTGAGATTGTACAGGTAGCCAAGTTACGATTCCTGAAGATCACGTTTATCGTTGATGCTAATGaatttaaggaatcaagagatctgatcaagagaattaaagtgtttttagagCCAAGTTATTTGATTCTGAAATCCTGTGAAGATCAGACAAcaatcctgaagatgttactgaagaacaaaagaatgccagtaaatcaaGAGGGGAAGTCTGAaaatagagagaaagagaaagcccagagactgatctagactgaagaGGTGAAGACACAGTTTTACAGtcaaggtgtgttggcgactccatcaacatctgagggggagtttgttagtgcactacatctgttgatttcgtctaggtgtctaggatcaggtcttacatcgtattgtatagcatagggcacgttttacgagaaaacaggagtctgtatagggtTTATAGCctaggatcgctcatagggtcatagagttcttggaccgcttatttgtcatatatggaccgcttatacggacatgtttGGACCGCTCTTATAGACATAGGTCACATAAGCGGTTCCAATAGCCTATATCTAGAGGTCTTTAGGGCGATCCGTAGGAGTGATGGttggattccacgccgaagctctgccggtgtgacgatcgagctgtaaaacgtttgatatcaataaaacaagcagttagaaaggagaacaagctacttctacttgtatttcttattattccgcatctgaagcacaagagataacctctgaacgactcgttcgggtcagcatacgatcctacaTGATTGATTTTGCAGATAcactcaagatggatgatattttcttgaacccgttcagcgacatgtatgcgTTCACCGGAAATTCTggaaacgatgatacttcatcaagcaagaaaatgagaatccgccgaaagaaaagaaaaaggaagcttgggaatcggaaagtgccttcggaacattcaataaacccccaaagctaatagctatcgaggagtacagtcggtggtctaggaagtttgaagattggctgatggcattcgcatttcccagctggaaaagtttgaagaacggttatagcaatggaaacaaaaatggtgaaacgtTAAGATCAGCTGAAGAGATTGATGCATTTGTagctgagcaaaaatgtgtggcTTTGTTATTTCAGTCTGTTCGGGAGGACATCATCTctttgatcgattattcaaatgcaaaagatctttggcaaaagttagaaaagaaatgtctaggaagtactgaaattgtaaaaagtaaaaagaaacttcttaggaaagagtttgatatgtttggttgtctcaagaatgagtcagtttgtaaaatgatagaaaggtttggtcatctaaagctggaattagcaagacatgatatcagatattctgatgaagaacttgttgacaaactgttcgattcattaccagacgagatggattggagatattaagcgctgatgttgaagaacactattgctcttGAAAAGTTGAATCccgatttggtgattgagagacttgaaagtcacgagttggaactgaagaagacgtacaaagtcaatcactcatcttatcaacaaAATTTGGATCTATATTATCTGAAAAGCaagatgccaaaagcaacttctcaaaagactgcattttctgctgagaatgtgtcgacagcaagcaaagaaagtcaaagcagtcaaagcagcggttatcacagtggatcttcatcatctgcaagtcattctgatgcaaagaatcgttATCAATGCAATatcgcaatagatttgaagaatgcacagaattttgacgaggagtcggctaagcaacaaatggtcttcttggcgtcggtgttggaatcatatgaagggttagtagctgggaagatcggcaacaccaacttgacgaaggaagattatgatcagatagatcctgaagaaatggagctgatcgatattcgttgggctatggcaagtgctgttcgtcgtgctcagcgtttcatggaaataacgggcagaaagacaattggtggtccatctactaagttggggttcgataaatcgaaggtgacttgcttcaagtgtaagtagaagggtcacttcaagcgagaatgcaggaacgcgtatgctgatgaatcagagaatcctttcagagatgattactacaagaaggcaatataccatcagaataaatctgagtcgtctagattgaagcagggtgaagacaacagagagaaatctagagctcttgcggtgatttatgatgatgaggggtatgattggagcaaagaggttctacCTGAAGAAGATTCGGTTGgctacgcattcatggcgaaaaatgaacctattccgtggaaagacgatcgtactgaagagcagaagtataattataggaaaatgattgctgaaacagaatcattagaatttctcGTATCTATTTGGATGCgaagagagcgagaagatgggatccggacagggagtgttatcttgatgagtatggaaatattgcgatCGCTGACAAAACACTTGAtctggaagccatcatcaaggagttaaaagaagatgatgagtattggcagaacaaatagtggggaactccaaccgagaacat from Helianthus annuus cultivar XRQ/B chromosome 10, HanXRQr2.0-SUNRISE, whole genome shotgun sequence harbors:
- the LOC110881302 gene encoding probable glutathione S-transferase, producing the protein MIITCKGEEMKKRVEEFLGYLKVLERVLGEKQSFLHDGTLINFGIKIHCPKLLVWATKCMKRESVSKSLADSNKIYESLIAYRKKIGVEE